The genomic segment TATTATTTGAAATACCTGTTTATCATTCTCCCAGCTACGGTCGTTGGAGAATGGATTTACATGGAAGCCAAAGTGCAAGATAAAGCCCTATTGGACAAGAAACAGCTTGTTTTCCAAATGATACTCTGCATGATACTCATTGGTACAAATGTATTTAACCTTTATATGCGTTATCTTGTGGTCAATCTGTTGATTACCTTGTTTTTATCGGTGGTTTTATATCGAGTAGTCAACGTCTCTGAACAAGGAAATGCTTCTAAATTGCATGGTAGGCTGGTGTCTTTGGGAGGCTACCTGCTTCTGCTGGGGCTAATCTTTGAAGCATATGAAGGTGGTATTAAAAAAGACTATTCAACCTATAGCTATTATTTTGTTTGCACGGGGTTGGCATGTTATGCTTTGAACTTTCTTTCCTGTATGGAGCAGTTGAACGTTGCTTCAGTACCCCTCCGTGCCATAGCCTTAGTCGGAAAGAACCCGATGATAGCCTACACGGCTGGAAACTTGGTTTTGATCCCCTCATTGGCGATAACGGGCCTGCAGGTTTATCTCGACCAGCTGGGCGCGCAAGGCGGTATAGGCGGCGTATTTCGTGGTATCCTATTTACAGGTACTGTGGCGGTACTCACGATGCTCTCGAGTCGGTTAAAACTTTATTGGAAGACATAAGATGAATAAGATAGTAAAACAAGAAACCGTATACCCAAGTGATCGGAAAGCTCTGCCTCCTATATTTTGGATCTCGACCACTTGGTTTGCCATGGGGCTACCTTTTGTAGCACTTTCGGGCGCCAGCTCCATCATGTACAAAAATCTAGGAATATCGGATGCGCAAATTGCCTTTTGGACTTCCTTGATCATGTTACCATGGACTTTGAAACCGTTATGGGGGCCTTTTTTGGAGCTCTATAAAACAAAAAAATTCTTTGTGTATACGACACAGTTGTTTACAGGGCTGCTTTTCGGATTGCTTGGATTGACATTGCAACTTGATCATTTTTTCAGCTTCTCCATTGCGCTGTTGACGTTAATTGCAGTAAGCGGTGCTACTCACGATACCGCAGCAGATGGCGTGTACCTCAATGAGCTGGATGCGAAACAACAAGCCAAATATGTCGGTTGGCAGGGAGCTTTCTATAATGTGGCGAAAGTCTTTTCTGGGGGCGTGCTCGTGTATCTTGCTGGTCAATTGGAGCAAAAAATTGGTGTCACAACAGCATGGATGGTCGTGATGTTTACTTATGGTCTGATTATGGCTGGAATCGGGATGTATAGTGTTCGAGTCCTCCCCTCGCATGAGTCTAAACAGAAGTCGGCTTCGTTAAAGGAGGGGATGGATACACTAAAAGATGTGATCATTACATTTTTTCAGAAACAGAATATCGTATATAGCCTACTATTTATTGTTTTTTATCGTTTTGCCGAAGGGCAGGCAATTAAAATTACACCGCTATTTTTTAAAGCTCAGCGCAGCGATGGCGGACTGGGGCTCAGTACATCGGAGATTGGACTCCTGTACGGGGTATTTGGAGCCATTGCTTTTGTACTGGGTTCTATTGTAGCTGGACATTTTGTGTCAAAAAAAGGGTTAGATCGCAAGACATTAATGATCCTTTGTGCTTTCTTTAATATCCCTTTTGTAGCCTATGCTTTCCTGGCGATCAGTTTACCGACAAACCTTTATCTTATTGCGGCAGCTGTTGCGATAGAATACTTTGGCTATGGTTTTGGCTTTATCGGAATTATCCTGTTTATCATGCAAAATATTGCACCAGGAAAGTATAAAATGGCTCATTATGCATTTGGAAGTGGTCTTGTCAACTTGGGGTTTATGATTCCTTCGATGATTAGCGGCTGGCTAAGCGATCGCCTTGGCTACAAGGAATTTTTTATATGGGTCTTGATTTCAACCATTCCAGCCTTTTTGGTGTCGTGGTGGGTACCATTACGAAAACCCGAACAAAATGATGTTGACCAAAGCAAATTATAGCTATGAATATTATTTTTAACCGATGGCTGAACGCCGCGTCGCTGCTTTTTCCAATAGTAGTACTAGGGCAATCGGCAACCAATGATTCAACCTTTGACAATCAGCATTACCGTGATAGGCTTGAGTTCTTTGAGGCAATGCCCAACCAAAAGGACGAAATCGTTTTTCTGGGGAATAGTATTACCGAAGCGGGCAAATGGCAGGAGATATCCCAATTGAAACAGGTGGTCAACAGGGGCATAAGTGGTGATGTCACTTACGGCATTTTGGCAAGGTTGGATGAAGTTTTGGATGGAGATCCGAACAAGCTATTCCTCCTATGCGGCGTGAATGATATGAAGCGGGGAATAGCCATTGAGGTGATTACTGCCAATATCGAAAGGATTCTATTACAAGTGAAAAAAAAATCTCCCCATACAAAACTGTACATACAAAGTATATTGCCGGTAAATGAAGCTTTGCTTCCGGCAAGCTATAGCCAAGTGCGTAACGCGAAGATCCATTTACTAAATAAAGCATTGAAGCGGCTCTGCATTAAATATCGAGTTCGATTTGTCGATTTACATCCTGTTCTAGCCGATAGTAAAGGCGAACTCAAGGCTCAGCTGACGATAGATGGTCTTCATTTAAGACAGGCGGCATATCTAATTTGGGTAGACTTTTTAAAACAGCAAAAGCTATTATGAAAACAACAAAAGTTTTCGGCGGCTATTACATGCCGCTACACGTTGTTACACGGAGGACCCTGCTCGTATTTTTGCTTCTCGGTGCGGGCAAATTAATCGTCACACAACCACTATACGCGCAAATTGTCAAGATAGACAGCAGCTATGCGAACTGGTATTATCAACAGCGTATGGAATATTTTCAACAAAGCCCGGTGATCAGCAATGCGATTGTTTTTTTGGGAAATAGCATCACAGAACGAGCCGAGTGGCAAGAGCTATTGGCCGACGCCAGGTATCCAGTGCTTAACCGAGGTATTGGCGGAGACAATTCATTTGGTATCCTAGCCCGTATTGATGAGGTTTTACGAGGCTATCCTAAAGCGATTTTTCTTATGGACGGCATCAACGACCAGTTTAGAAAACTGCCGCAGGAGGTTTCCATCAATAACTATAAGCGGATAATCCGACGCATAAAATTGAAGTCGCCTAACACAAAGATCTATCTTCAAAGTACGTTGCCAATAAACGAAAGGCTGACGCAAGAAGAGTATACAAAAGGTCGAAATGTGCTAGTGCCGTCATTGAACGACAAACTGGTTAAACTTGCAGCAGACGAAAATATCCCATTTATTGATCTTTGCCCTCTCTTTGAGGATAGTGATGGAAAGCTCGATGTAAAGTACACTAACGATGGGGTCCATCTTAAGCCAAGTGCATATATAAAGTGGGTACAACTATTGAAAGAAAAAAAATATTTATGAGAATTACAGGAACATTCATTGATGAAATATCGCATGATATTCCGCACCAGAACTGGGGGGCGGTGGAGTGGGATCGCGACTTTGCACACATGAAAGCAATAGGTATTGACACTGTGATCATGATCCGAAGCGGATACCGCAAATTTATTACCTATCCATCAGCTTATCTGATGAACAAATATGGTTGCTTTAGACCTTCTCTGGATTTAGTAGAGTTATTTCTGCAATTGGCAGATAAATATGACATGAAGTTTTATTTTGGGCTTTACGATAGCGGTATTTATTGGGATACGGGTGACCTCAGTCATGAAATCGATGCTAATCAGTTTGTGATCGAAGAGGTATGGACCAAATATGGCCATTATAGAAGCTTTGGTGGCTGGTATGTCAGCACAGAAATAAGTCGCAAAACTAAGGGGGCTGTAGAGGCTTTTCGAACCCTTGGTATGCAGTGTAAGTCTGTGAGCGGAGGATTGCCGACGTTTATATCACCGTGGATAGACGGCAAAAAAGCGGTGTTGGCAGCTTCTGCACAGCTGAATAAGACAGATGCGATTTCGGTATTGGAACATGAGCGGGAATGGGGGGAAATTTTTGAAGGGATACAGGGGGCCGTGGACGCTGTTGCTTTCCAGGATGGTCATATCGACTATGATGAGCTTCCCGATTTTTTTGAAGTAAACAAAAAACTAGCTGATAAATATGGGATGGCCTGCTGGACAAACGCGGAGACTTTCGACCGGGATATGCCGATCAAATTTCTCCCGATCAAGTTTGATAAATTGCGGTTGAAACTTGAGGCTGCGGAAAAAGCGGGCTATGACAAGGCGATTACTTTCGAATTCTCCCATTTTATGAGCCCCCAATCGGCATACTTGCAAGCTGCACATTTGTATAATCGTTACCGTGAATACATACAGGGTGAGTTTGGTAAATAAATATAGCAATAGTACGAAACGGAATACGAATTAAACACAATTTATTAGTTATCTGCTAGCTGATCTTGGTATACAGAATGCTGTTCGGCTAAAGAACGAAAAAGATTTATAGATGAACCAATATAGTAAAATTTACAAAGACGAATTATTGAATAATGTACTTCCATTTTGGACCGAGCGTTCGATAGATACAGAATATGGAGGATATTTTACCTGTTTAGACCGACAAGGAACGGTTTTTGATACCGACAAATTTATGTGGTTACAGGGTCGGCAGGTGTGGTTATTTTCAAGCTTTTATAATAAGATTGAAGGGCGCTCCTCTTGGCTGGATATTGCGATGCATGGTGCTGATTTCATGGAAAAACACGGAAGAGATGCACAAGGAAATTGGTATTTCTCCCTTGACCGATATGGAAAGCCACTTGTGCAGCCATACAACATTTTCTCGGATTGCTTTGCAGCGATGGGTTTTGGGGCATTGTATACTGCGACTAAAAACGAGCGATATGCTACAATAGCGAAAGATACTTTCGAAAATATCTTGAAGCGAAGGGAGCATACTAAGGGCATATATGATAAGTCGTTTCCTACAACCCGTCCCACAAAGAATTTTGCACTTCCGATGATCTTGAGTAATCTTTCCATAGAAATTGAACACCTGTTGGATCCAAATTTAGTGCAGGCATTAATCGAAGAGATTATCGCGGAGGTCATGGGTACCTTTTATAAGGAGGAACAAAATTTGGTATATGAGAATGTGGGGCCGGATGGTTCGTTTGTGGATAGTTTTGAAGGCAGACTGCTCAACC from the Sphingobacterium thalpophilum genome contains:
- a CDS encoding AGE family epimerase/isomerase — translated: MNQYSKIYKDELLNNVLPFWTERSIDTEYGGYFTCLDRQGTVFDTDKFMWLQGRQVWLFSSFYNKIEGRSSWLDIAMHGADFMEKHGRDAQGNWYFSLDRYGKPLVQPYNIFSDCFAAMGFGALYTATKNERYATIAKDTFENILKRREHTKGIYDKSFPTTRPTKNFALPMILSNLSIEIEHLLDPNLVQALIEEIIAEVMGTFYKEEQNLVYENVGPDGSFVDSFEGRLLNPGHAIEAMWFMMDLGERLQRPALIDRAARIGLRMLEYGWDEKYGGIFYFMDAKGKPTQQLEWDQKLWWVHCETLVCMAKAWVLTGNAEAKVWFERVHDYTWSKFRDPVYGEWFGYLNRMGEVLLDLKGGKWKGCFHVPRALWKVHEVFEKTKIIV
- a CDS encoding GDSL-type esterase/lipase family protein produces the protein MKTTKVFGGYYMPLHVVTRRTLLVFLLLGAGKLIVTQPLYAQIVKIDSSYANWYYQQRMEYFQQSPVISNAIVFLGNSITERAEWQELLADARYPVLNRGIGGDNSFGILARIDEVLRGYPKAIFLMDGINDQFRKLPQEVSINNYKRIIRRIKLKSPNTKIYLQSTLPINERLTQEEYTKGRNVLVPSLNDKLVKLAADENIPFIDLCPLFEDSDGKLDVKYTNDGVHLKPSAYIKWVQLLKEKKYL
- a CDS encoding GDSL-type esterase/lipase family protein, producing the protein MNIIFNRWLNAASLLFPIVVLGQSATNDSTFDNQHYRDRLEFFEAMPNQKDEIVFLGNSITEAGKWQEISQLKQVVNRGISGDVTYGILARLDEVLDGDPNKLFLLCGVNDMKRGIAIEVITANIERILLQVKKKSPHTKLYIQSILPVNEALLPASYSQVRNAKIHLLNKALKRLCIKYRVRFVDLHPVLADSKGELKAQLTIDGLHLRQAAYLIWVDFLKQQKLL
- a CDS encoding MFS transporter; its protein translation is MNKIVKQETVYPSDRKALPPIFWISTTWFAMGLPFVALSGASSIMYKNLGISDAQIAFWTSLIMLPWTLKPLWGPFLELYKTKKFFVYTTQLFTGLLFGLLGLTLQLDHFFSFSIALLTLIAVSGATHDTAADGVYLNELDAKQQAKYVGWQGAFYNVAKVFSGGVLVYLAGQLEQKIGVTTAWMVVMFTYGLIMAGIGMYSVRVLPSHESKQKSASLKEGMDTLKDVIITFFQKQNIVYSLLFIVFYRFAEGQAIKITPLFFKAQRSDGGLGLSTSEIGLLYGVFGAIAFVLGSIVAGHFVSKKGLDRKTLMILCAFFNIPFVAYAFLAISLPTNLYLIAAAVAIEYFGYGFGFIGIILFIMQNIAPGKYKMAHYAFGSGLVNLGFMIPSMISGWLSDRLGYKEFFIWVLISTIPAFLVSWWVPLRKPEQNDVDQSKL
- a CDS encoding DUF4434 domain-containing protein; the protein is MRITGTFIDEISHDIPHQNWGAVEWDRDFAHMKAIGIDTVIMIRSGYRKFITYPSAYLMNKYGCFRPSLDLVELFLQLADKYDMKFYFGLYDSGIYWDTGDLSHEIDANQFVIEEVWTKYGHYRSFGGWYVSTEISRKTKGAVEAFRTLGMQCKSVSGGLPTFISPWIDGKKAVLAASAQLNKTDAISVLEHEREWGEIFEGIQGAVDAVAFQDGHIDYDELPDFFEVNKKLADKYGMACWTNAETFDRDMPIKFLPIKFDKLRLKLEAAEKAGYDKAITFEFSHFMSPQSAYLQAAHLYNRYREYIQGEFGK